The following nucleotide sequence is from Streptomyces brevispora.
CGGGCTCGGTCCACTCGCCGCCGATGAAGAGGCGCTGGGGTGTCGTGGTCATACCGTGCTCACCGTCCGGGTGTCTCGTCCGGAGCGGAGGACCGTCCCGGGAACCGCGCCGGTCACCTTGTCGTCGCGCAGCGTCTCCACCCCGTTGACCCGGACCGACACGATGCCCAGGGCCTTGGAGTCGAGCCGGGGGCTGTCGCCGGGCAGGTCGTGGACGAGGGTGGCGGGGCCCGCGTCGATGCGTTCGGGGTCGAAGAGTACGAGGTCGGCGTGGAAGCCCTCCGCGATGCGGCCGCGGTCGCGCAGGCCGAAGAGGCGCGCGGGGTCGTCGGTGAGCATCTTGACGGCCGCTTCGAGCGGGACGAGCTTGCGGCCGCGCAGGCAGTCGCCGATGAAGCGGGTGGTGTACGGGGCGCCGCACATCCGGTCCAGGTGGGCGCCCGCGTCGGAGCCGCCGAGCATGACGTCCTCGTGCTCCCAGGTCCGCCGGCGCAGCGCCCAGGAGTCGGGGTCGTTGTCGGTGGGCATCGGCCACAGGACCGTACGCAGTTCGTCGGCGGCGCAGATCTCGACGAGGCAGTGGAAGGGGTCCTGCCCGCGTTCGGCGGCGATGTCGTTGACGACCCGCCCGCCGAGGCCCTCGTTGGCCGCGCTGTAGGTATCGCCGATGACGTACCGGCCGAAGTTCGCGAGGCGCCGGAAGACGCCGGCCTCCTTGCTGTTGGCCCGGCGGAGCATCTCGGTGCGGGTGTCCGCGTCGCGGAGGCGTTCGATGCGCTCGGGGACGGGCAGGGACAGGATGTCGCCCCAGCCGGGGATCAGGTTGAGGGCGCAGAACGTGCCGAGCGACATGTTCATCGGGGTCAGGATCGGCATCGTGAGCGCGACGATCCGGCCGCCCGCGCGGCGGGCGCGTTCGCTGGGGACCAGCTGGCGCGGCACGCGCTCGGGCACGGAGGCGTCGATCGTCAGGACGTTCCAGTTCAGCGGGCGTCCGGCGGCGGCCGTCATGTCGACGAACAGGTCGATCTCCTCGTCGGAGAAATGGTCGAGGCAGCCCGCGACGATCGCCTCGATCTGGGTGCCCTCGTGTTCGCCGACGGCGCGCGAGAGCGCGAGGAGTTCCTCGGGGAGCGCGTGCCGGGAGGCGACCGGCTGTCCGTCGCCGTCGGCATGGGTGGAGGACTGGGTGGTGGACAGGCCCCACGCCCCGGCGTCCATCGCGTCGTGGAACAGGGCCAGCATGGCGTCCAGTTGGGCGGGGGTGGGCTGTCCGCCGACGGCGTCGGGGCCCATCACGTGCCGGCGCAGGGCGCAGTGCCCGACCATGAACCCGGCGTTGACGGCTATCCGCCCGTCGAGCGCGTCGAGGTACTCGCGGAAGGTGGACCAGCTCCAGTCGACGCCCTCCTCCAGGGCCTTGAGCGCCATGCCCTCGACCCGCGACATCATCCGCCGGGTGTAGTCGGCGTCCTCGGGCCGGTCCGGGTGGAGCGGGGCGAGGGTGAATCCGCAGTTGCCCCCGGCGACGGTGGTGACGCCGTGGTTCATCGACGGGGTGGCGTACGGGTCCCAGAAGAGCTGGGCGTCGTAGTGGGTGTGCGGGTCGACGAAGCCGGGTGCGAGGACGAGTCCGGTGGCGTCCTCGGTGGTCGCGGCGGGCTCGGCGGCCGTACCGGGTTCCGCGATGACGGCGATACGGCCGTCGCGGATCCCGATGTCCGCGAGGTAGGGGGGCCCGCCGGTGCCGTCCACGACGGTCACTCCGCGGATGAGGTGGTCGAGCATGACGGGGTCCCCTTCTCGGTGGCGGTCGGCGCGCCTTCTCGGTGGCGGCTGCTGCGCCTTCTCGGTGGCGGCTGGTGTGCCGTCTCGGCGGTAGCTGCTGCGCCTTCTCGGCGGTAGCTGCTGCGCCGTCTCGGCGGTAGCTGCTGCGCCTTCTCGGTGGCGGTTGGTGCGCCGGGGTGCGTACGGCCGTGAGTACGCACCCCGGCTCGCGGAGCGGCGGTCCGGGAAGACGCCGCTCGTGTGGGGGTGTGGGTCGAGCCCCTCCGGAGTTCGAGGAGCGGGGTACGGGGGCGGGGCCCCCGCGACTACGCGGCGTCGTCACGGGGGCTGGACCCCCCGCGACTACGCCGCGTCGCGGAACCGCGTGGTCCGGTGGACCGGGTCCGTGTCGATCTTCGGGATCACGTGCTCACCGATCAGCTTGATCGAGTTCATCGTGTCCTCGGGACTGATCCCGATCGGCAGCCCGAAGCTCAGCTGGTCCGCCCCCGCCCGCTCCCACCGCCGGCACTGGGCCAGCACCTCGTCCGGATCGCCGCAGATCATCAGCTCCTCGGCGATGAGGAGTTCGATGATCTCCTCGGAGTACTCCGGCAGCAGCTCCGGCCACTCCGGAACGCCGTCCGGCCGCGGGAACGTGTCGTGGTAGCGGAACAGCAGCGACTGGAGGTAGTTCAGCCCGCCGCCCACCGCGATCTCGACGGCCTTCGCGTGGGTCTCGGCGCAGATCGCCGTCGAGGTGACCATCACGTTGTCGTTGACGAAGTCGCCGACCGGCTCCGCGTCCTTGACGGCCGTCTTGTAGGACTCGACGACCCACTCCATGTCGGACACCTTCTGCACGCTGAAGCCCAGCACGCCGAGCCCCTTCTTGCCCGCCATGGCGTACGAGGGCGGCGAGCCGGCCGCGTACCACATCGCCGGGTGCGACTTCCCGTACGGCTTGGGCAGGATCTTGCGCGGCGGCAGTGACCAGTGCTTGCCCTGGAAGCCGACGTACTCGTCCTGGAGCCACATCTTGGGGAACTCGGCGATGGTCTCTTCCCAGAGCTCCTTGGTGTGGTTCATGTCGGTGATGCCCGGCATGAACCCGAGGATCTCGTGGCTGCCCGCACCGCGGCCGGAGCCGAATTCGAAGCGCCCCTCCGACAGGTGGTCGAGCATGGCGACCTTCTCGGCCACCTTCACCGGGTGGTTGACCGGGGCGAGCGGGTTGAAGATGCCGGACCCGAGGTGGATGCGGTCCGTGGCGTGCGCGAGGTAGCCCAGGTACACGTCGTTGGCCGAGAGATGCGAGTACTCCTCCAGGAAGTGGTGCTCGGAGGCCCAGGCGTACTTGAAGCCGGACTTGTCCGCCTGGATGACGTACTCGGTCTCCTCGATCAGCGCCTTGTGCTCTGCCCCGGGGTCCGCCTTGGCCCGCGCAGCGGGCACATACCCCTGTACAAAGAGCCCGAATTCCAAGGGGGTTCACCGTCCTCAATCGTTTCTGACACTCCGTCAGATTTTGATGGGTCCGACTGTTCCACCGACGCCCGGACCCGTCAATAGCTGACGCCCCGTCAGGTGTGCTGGGTGGTGCGGTCAGAAGAGGCTGACGCCCGCCAGCCACCCGCCGTCTATGACGAACGGCTGCCCGGTGATGTACGAGGAGTCGTCCGAGGTCAGGAACAGTGCGAGCGCCGCGACCTCCTCGGGCCGGCCGATCCGCCCGAGCGGGACGAGCTTGCGGTAGAGCTGGTCCACCGCGGCCTTCGACTCCTCGGGGTCCGCGTCGGGGTCCAGCGCCGCGGGATTGGTCATCGCGGTGTCCACCGCGCCGGGGCAGACGGCGTTGACCCGGATGCCCTTCGCCGCCAGCTCCACCGCCGCCACCTTGGTCAGGCCCAGCACCGCGTGCTTGGTCGCGGCGTACGCACCCACGAACGCCATGCCGGTGAGCCCGGTGTACGAGGCCGTGTTGACGATGGTCCCGCCCCCCGCGGCCTCGATCTCCGGCGCGACGGTCTTGATCCCCAGGAAGGCCCCCACCTGGTTGACCTGCACCACCTGCTGGAACTCCTCCAGCGGCGTGGTCACCAGCTCGTTGAAGCGCAGGATTCCCGCGTTGTTGACCAGCCCGTCGATCTGCCCGAAGGCGCCCTTCGCGGCGGCGACCGCGGCCTGCCAGTCCGCCTCCCGGCTCACGTCCAGGTGCACGAACAGCGCGGTCTCCTCGCCCAGTTCCTTCGCGAGCGCCTCGCCCTGCTCGTCGAGCACATCGGCGATCACCACCCGCGCGCCCTCGGCCGCGAAGAGCCGCGCCTCCTGCTCGCCCTGCCCGCGTGCCGCGCCGCTGATCAGCACGGTCCGCCCGTCCAGCTTGCCCATGGCCTGACTCCTACCTGTCGAGGTGAGGTGCGACATCGGCGGCGAACGCCGCCATCTGATCAGTCAGTTCGGTCCTGCCTCGGCTGCGGAACCGCACCTGGATCTGGTGCACGCCCATCGCCGCGTACTCCCGCAGCGACTCGGCGAGCGCCTCCGGCTTCCCGCTGAGGGTGCGCCGCCCCACGGCCCAGTCCGGCTCGCCCACGTACAGCGGCTCGGTGATGGCCCCGACGACGATCGGCTCCTCCACTCCCGCCGCCTCCCGCAGGGCGTGCAGCCGGGCGATCTGCGCGGGCAGCCTGCCCCGCGGATCACCCTGCGGCAGCCAGCCGTCCCCCCGCACGGCCGCCCTGCGCACCGCGGCGGGCGAGGAGCCGCCCACCCAGACCGGCACCCGTTCCTGGGCGGGCCGGGGCAGCTGGCCGAGCCCGCCGAAGGAGAACCGCTCCCCGGCGAACTCCGGGTACTCCTCCGGCCCGAGTGCGGCCTTCAGGGCGTCGACGGTCTCGTCGAGCACGGCGCCCCGCCCGTCGAAGTCCGCCCCGAGCGCGTCGAACTCCTCCCGCACATGCCCGGCCCCGACCCCGAGGATCAGCCGGCCGCCACTGAGGTGGTCGAGGGTCGCGTACTGCTTGGCGGTGGCCAGCGGATGCCGCAGCCCGACGACGGCGACATGGCTCATCAGCAGCACCCGCTCGGTGACCCCCGCGAGGAAGGCGAGCGTGGCCACCGGGTCGTACCAGACGGTACTCATCGCCTCCGCGAGCCGCCGGGGGATGGCGACATGGTCACAGCTCGCCAGATAGCTGAACCCGGCGCGGTCTGCGGTGCGGGCGATCTCGGCGAGGTCCGCAGGGGTGGCCCCGGCCTCCCATGACTCCGCGTACATGGCACTCTGCGACTGGATCGGGAGCTGCATCCCGTACGACAGCGGTCCGGCGGGCAGTATCGGCACCGAACGGCCTCCTTCCCCAAATCTGACGCTACGTCATATGACGCGTGCGCGGCCATCGTCATACCTGATGCCCCATCAGGCAAGGGGTGGGGCGAACCCGGCTCGGGTGACCGTCAGCTCGGGTTCAGCGCACGCCTGGCCGAGTTGATGACCTTGTGGGCGTCGGCCCCGTACACCGCGGACTCCCGGAGGGTCTTCCAGACCCTCGAGTACAAGGCGATGTTGTTGGCGTCGTCCAACCACATTTCGGCGTGCCATTCCTCCGCGACGACCAGGCGGCCGTCAAGGACCCAGAGTCCGTTGGCGGGAACGATCTTCACGGGCGCCGTGAACGGGATGACGCCCAGTTCGACCGCGTCCATGCCGATCAGGCCCGTGAGGCGGTCGAGCTGGCGACCAGCACGGAGGGAGGGCAGATCAGCGACCGCAGCGCCGCTTCCCACATCAGCACGTGCAGCTTGTGGCCGGACCGGTACAGCCACTCTTGCCGCCGCACCCGCGAGCGCACCGCGTCCTCGATGTCGTCGGCTCCGCCCAGCAGCTGGGCGGCCCTCATTGCTCCCAAGTACCCTCGTGTCACGTCGACTTGTATTAAACGGCACACCCCCAGTGTGCGCTGATCTGCAAGTAGTTCAGGAAGCCGGAACTGCTGCCTCCGGTGGACGACGAGGAGCCGTCTGCCGTCACATAAACCATTCCGGCCCCCGGTGGCACCACGGAGTGCACGGCCCCCTGCCCCGGCTTCCAGAGGTCCGGCAGGCCCCCGCGAGGCCCCTGGACATACTTCCGGGGGGGCCTCGCGCTGTTCAGCGGGTACTGCCGCCGGGCTCGGTCTCGCCCGGTCGGCGGTCCTCTACTTCCGGTACAGCTCCTCGATCTCCGCCTCGAAGTCCCGCGCGATCGCGTCCCGCTTCAGCTTCAGTGACGGCGTCAGATGGCCGCCCTCCTCGGTGAAGTCCACCGGCAGGACGGTGAACTTGCGGATCGACTCGGCGCGCGAGACGAGCCGGTTGGCCTCGTCGACCGCGCGTTGCAGCGCGGTGCGCAGCTCCTCGTCGTGGATCAGTTCGCGCAGCGGGACGTCCTCCTTCTTCTTCATCCGGCGCCAGTGGGACAGCCCGTCCGGCTCCAGGGTGATCAGGGCGGTGACGAACGAGCGGTTGTCGCCGACCACCATGCACTGGCTGACCAGCGGGTGGGCGCGCAGCCAGTCCTCCAGCGGGGCCGGGGTGACGTTCTTGCCGCCCGAGGTGATGATGATGTCCTTCTTGCGGCCGGTGATCGTGAGGTAGCCGTCCTCGTCGAGCGCGCCCAGGTCCCCGGTGGCGAACCAGCCGCCGTCCAGCGTGGGGACGGCCTCGCCGCGTTCGGCGTCCCAGTAGCCCTGGAACACCTGGCCGCCGCTGAGCAGCACCTCGCCGTCCTGCGCGATGCGGACGGCGGTGCCCGGCAGCGGCCAGCCGACCGTGCCCAGACGTGGCCTGAGGGGCGGGGTCACGGTGGCCGCCGCGGTGGTCTCCGTCAGTCCGTAGCCCTCGAAGATCTCGATGCCCACGCCCGCGTAGAAGGCGGCGAGCCGGCTGCCCAGCGGGGAGCCGCCGCAGATCGCGTACCGGACCTCGCCGCCGAGCGCGGCCCGGATGCGGCGGTAGACCAGCGGGTCGTACACGGCGCGTGCCGCCCGCAGTCCCAGGCCGGGGCCGGGTCCGGTGCCGTGCTCGGCGGCCTCGACGGCCTGGCCGTAGCGCTGGGCGATCCGCGCGGCCCGGTCGAAGGACGAGGCTCGTCCCATCTTCTCGGCGGTGGCCCGGCCGGTGTTGTAGACCTTCTCCAGTACGTACGGGATGGCCAGCAGGAACGACGGTTTGAACCCGGCCAGGTCGGTGAGCAGGTCCTCGGTCCGGATCGACGGGGCGTGGCCCAGGCGGACCCGCGCGCGCAGACAGCCGATCGCGACCATCCTGCCGAAGACGTGCGACAGCGGCAGGAACAGCAGGGTGGACGCAGGGGACTTGCTGACCGATTTGAAGACCGGGTGCAGCAGCTCGACGGCGTTGTCGACCTCGGCGAAGAAGTTGCCGTGGGTCAGCACGCAGCCCTTGGGACGGCCGGTGGTGCCCGAGGTGTAGATGAGGGTGGCGGGGGTCCCCGGTTCCAGCGTGGCGCGCCGGGCCGCGACGGCGTCGTCGGGGACGTCCCTGCCGAGCTTCCTCAGCCGGCCCAGCACGCCCGTGTCGAACTGCCAGAGGTGGGTGAGGTCGCCGAGCTGCTTGCGCTCCTGGCTGATGACGCGGCTCTGTTCGGCCGTCTCGACGGCGCAGGCGACCGCGCCCGAGTCCTGGAGTATCCAGCGGGCCTGGAAGGCGGAGGAGGTCGGGTAGATGGGGACGGTGACCAGACCGGCGGCCCAGGCCGCGAAGTCGAGCAGCGTCCACTCGTACGTCGTACGGGCCATGATCGCGATGCGGTCGCCGCCCCGCAGCCCTTCCGCGATCAGGCCCTTGGCGACGGCGAGCACCTCGCCCGCGAAGTCCGCCGCCGTCACGTCCTGCCAGCTGCCGTCCGGCTGCTTGCGGCTGAGGACGGCGTCGGCCGGGGCCTCGCGGGCGTTGTCGAACGGGATCTCGGCGAGCGAGCCGCGGCGGACGGGCGGGGCGAGCGCCGGTACGGAGACCTGCTGGACGCTGCCGTCGGCCGCCCTGACCTTGGTCGGCTCGACCAGAACGGGCGCGGTGGATGTGTCGCGTGGCGTGGACATGTGCGGCTCCTCGGCATCGGGGTCGGGATCAAGCCACTTACGGATCAACCGGATCGCGGATCGGTCGGCCCGCCGATCGGTCGGCCCGCCGATCGGTCGGCCCGCCGATCGGTCAGCTCGCAGAACGGTCAGCTCGCAGAACGGTCAGCTCGCGGATCGGTCGGCTCGCGGAACACCGGACTACGGAACACCGGCTTACGAATCAGCCGGCTCGCGGAACAACCGGCGCATCACTCAACCGACCTACTGCTCAGGCACGTTCGAGGATGGCCGTGACGCCCTGGCCGCCCGCCGCGCAGATCGAGATCAGCCCGCGGCCCGGCGCGTCCCGTTCCGCGAGGAGCTTGGCGAGGGTGGCGACGATCCGCGCGCCCGTCGCGGCGAACGGGTGCCCGGTGGCGAGTGAGGAACCCGCCACGTTGAGCTTCTCCCGGTCGACCGGGGCGAGCCCCGCCTTCTCCCAGGCGGCCAGCGTGGCGAGCACCTGGGAGGCGAACGCCTCGTGGACCTCGAAGAGGTCGAAGTCCTCGACGGTCAGCCCGGCCCGCTCCAGCAGCCGCGGCACCGCGTGCGCGGGCGCCATCAGCAGACCCTCCTCACCGCCCACGTGGTCGACCGCCGCGGTCTCGTAGAGCGCGAGGTGGGCCAGGGGTTCCAGCCCGTGCCGCTGCGCCCACTCGTCGCTCGCCAGCAGCACCGTCGCGGCGCCGTCCGTGAGCGGGGTGGAGTTGCCCGCGGTCATCGTCGCGTCCGGGTGGTCCGCGCCGAACACCGGCTTCAACGTGGCGAGTTTCTCCACCGTGGAGCCGGGGCGAAGGTTCTGGTCGCGGTCCAGGCCGAGGTACGGGACGACGAGGTCGTCCAGGAACCCCCGGTCGTACGCGGCGGCCAGGCGCCGGTGGCTGGTGGCGGCGAGGAGGTCCTGGTCCTCACGGGCGATGTCCCACCGGCGGGCGGTGACCGCCGCGTGGTCGCCCATCGAGAGGCCGGTGCGCGGTTCGGCGTTGCGCGGGATGTCCGGGACGAGATGCCGGGGACGTACGCCCGTCAACGCCTTGACCCGGCCCCCCGCCGACTTCGCCCGCCGGGCCGACAGCAGCAGCCTGCGCAGCTCGTCGTTGACGCCGAGGGGCGCGTCGCTCGTGGTGTCCGCGCCGCCCGCGACCGCGGAGTCGATCGCCCCGAGCATGATCTTGTTCGCGGCGGCGATGACGGCCTGGAGGCCGGTGCCGCACGCCTGCTGGATGTCGTACGCGGGCGTGTGCGGGTCGAGCCGCGAGCCGAGCACGGTCTCCCGGGCCAGGTTGAAGTCCCGGCTGTGCTTGAGGACCGCGCCCGCCACGAACTCGCCGACCCGCTGCCCCTGGAGCCCGAACCGCTCGACCAGACCGTCCAGCGCGGCCGTCAGCATCTGCTGGTTGGAGGCCTGCGCGTACGGCCCGTCCGAGCGTGCGAAGGGGATACGGCTGCCACCGATGACCGCGACCCTGCGGGGTTGCGGGAGAGCGAGGGGGATCAACTCGACCAACTCATCTCGACCAACTCCTGACCCTTGAGTAACCTTACTCTGGAGTAAATCTATGACCGAGCAGGGAGTCTGGACAATGGCCGACCGCTATCTGCACTTCACCAGCACAGCAACCGGCCGATTCCTGACCCGGAGAACCGGCCTGCCGCAGCCCGCACCGCTGCGCCGCTGGACGCTGGAGTCCCAGTCGCTGACCGGCCCGGTGCTCCACCTCACCGCCGGGGACTCCACCGTGACGGACCGGCTCGGCGCGATCCTCGCCGCGACCGGCCTGGAGGTGCGGGCGAGCGCCGACCGGCCGGCCGCGGTCGTCCTGGACGCCACGGCCGTGGACACCGCCGCCGGGCTCGGGCACGTGCACGCCGCACTGCACCCCGTCATCCGCTCGCTCGCACCGGGCGGCCGCGTCGTCGTCCTCGGGGTGCGCCCGTCCCCGGACGACCACCACCAGGCCGCCGCCCAGCAGGCCCTCGAAGGCTTTGTGCGCTCACTCGGCAAGGAGGTCGGCAAGGGCGCCACCGTGCAGTTGCTGCGCCTCGCACCCGGCGCGGTCGCCGGTGCCGAATCCACCCTGCGCTTCCTGCTGTCGCCCCGGTCCGCGTACATCAGCGGCCAGGTCATCGAGGTGACCTCGGCCGCCCCCGACCGGGTCGCCGACTGGGCCGCCCCGCTCGCCGGACGCATCGCGCTGGTCACCGGCGCGGCCCGCGGCATCGGCGCCGCGGTCGCCCAGGTGCTGGCCCGGGACGGCGCCCACGTCATCTGCCTGGACATCCCGCAGGCCCGGGAGGACCTGGTGCGCACCGCCGACCGGCTCGGCGCCGCCGCCCTGGCGCTGGACATCACCGCGGACGACGCGGCGGCCCGGATCTCCGCCGCCGCCCCGGACGGCCTCGACATCCTCGTCCACAACGCCGGTATCACCCGTGACCGGCGGCTCGCCAACATGGCCGCCGACCGCTGGGCCTCGGTCATCGACGTCAACCTCGGCAGCGTCCTGCGCACCACGGACGCGCTGCTGAAGACCGGCACCGTCAACCGCGGCGGCCGGATCGTCGCCACCGCCTCCATCGCGGGCATCGCCGGCAACAACGGCCAGACCAACTACGCGGCCAGCAAGGCGGGTGTCATCGGCCTGGTCCGCTCGCTCGCCCCGCGCGCCGCCGCCGAGCACGGTGTCACCGTCAACGCGGTCGCCCCCGGCTTCATCGAGACGAAGATGACCGCGGCCGTCCCGCTGTTCATCCGCGAGGCGGGCCGCCGGATGAACTCCCTCTCGCAGGGCGGCCTCCCGGTCGATGTCGCCGAGACGACCGCCTGGTTCGCCCAGCCCGCGTCGAGCGCCGTCAACGGCCAGGTCGTCCGGGTCTGCGGCCAGAGCCTGCTGGGAGCGTGACCCGGTGGCGAGCCTGATCCTGTCCCTGGTCCGCGGCGCCGCCACCTCCCCGTTCAAACGGCCCGGCCGGCCGGGCGCCGTGCTCCCGGCCGGCCGGGAGACCCGCCCGGCCGGGGCCGTCGCCCCCGGACCGCTGGCCGCGTACAGCAGGATCTGCGGCTTCGCCGAGTCGGGCACCCTGCCGGTCACCTACCCCCATGTCCTGGCCTTCCCGCTCGCCATGCGGCTGATGACCCGGCGGCGCTTCCCACTGCCGGTCACCGGGCTCGTCCACACCTGGATCGAGATCACCGCACACCGGGTGCTGCACCCGACGGATCGGCTCGAACTCACGGTGTACGCACAGCGGTTGACACCGCACCGGCGCGGCACCGAGGTCACGGTGGTCACCGAGGCGCGGCTGTCGGGCGAGCTGGTGTGGGAGTCCCGCAGCGGCTACCTGTCCCGTCACGCGACGCGCACGAGCACAGGCACGAGCACAGGCGCAGGCACGAGCACGGGCACAGGCACCAGCGCGGGCACAACGACGGAAACCACCGCACCAACCACAGAAACCACCCCGGCACATGCACAGGCGCTGCCCGTCGTCGCCGAGTGGCGGCTGCCCGCCGACCTCGGCCGGCGCTACGGAGCCGCGTCGGGCGACCGCAACCCCATCCACCTGTACCCGCTGACGGCGAAGCTGTTCGGCTTCCCGCGGGCCATCGCGCACGGCATGTGGACCGTGGCCCGCTGTCTCGCCGAGGCCCCGCAGCCACACCTGATCCACACCGTGCGGGCCGACTTCAAGGCACCCGTCCTGCTGCCCGGCACCGTCACCTACACGTCCGACGGCACCGGATTCCAGCTCCGCGAACGCGAGGGGACCGGCGACGGCGAGGGCGGTCGCGTCCACCTCATCGGGACGGCGGCTGCCAGGGACGGCCGTTCATGAGGTTCTCCAGACCGGCCCAGGAGAAGTTCATCAAGGTGGCCGCGGCCTCCTTCGCCGAGACGCCCGGAGTCTCGTTCGCCCAGCCGGCGAGCGCCTCCGCGGCACCCACCAACGCCTCGGCGAGCCCCGCCACATCACGGTCCGGGAGCGCCGGATCGCGGTGCGCCTCGCGCGCCGCGGCCCCGATCAGACCCGTCACGAACGCAACGATCTCATCGCGCATCACGCTCATCTCGGTGGCGAACGGCTCCCCGTGCGTACGCGCCTGCCGGTACAGCACCGACCAGCCGTCCGGGTTCTCCGCCGTGTGCGTGAAGAACGCCCGCAGCCCGGCCCACAGTTGACGATCGGCCGGCAGCCCCGGCTCCGCCCCCGACCACACCGCCGCGAGCAGCGCCTGCGCCTCGCGCCGGATGCACGCGGTGAACAGCTCATCCTTGGAATTCAGGTACAAATACACCAAAGGCTTGGACACCCCGGCCAGCTCGGCGATCTCGTCCATCGAGGCGGCCCGGTAGCCGCGCCGCCCGAAGGTCCGCACCGCGGCGTCCATCATCTGCTGCTCGCGCACGGCGCGCGGTATCCGTTTGCCCTTCACGGCACCCACGTCGACTTCCTCCCGCCCCCGCTGCACTGCTCCCCGGCAAGAGTACGGCGCGGGGCCCGGCCCCGTCGTACGGCCGGGGTGCCACGAAACCCGGGTGGCCGGTGAACGACGCATTCGCAAAACGGCTGTGCCCCGTACCCAGGTGTGAGGGTACGGGGCACAGCCGCAGGGTTCAGCGGGATCAGGCGGGGACGGGCACCGCGGCCTTCTCGCTGTCGCGCACCTCGACGTCGTCGATCGGCGAGGCCGAGGCCGAGTTGTACGCGTCGTGGTCGAGGATCTTCTCGCGGGCCGAGACGAGCACCGGGACCAGCGCCTGGCCGGCGACGTTCGTGGCCGTCCGCATCATGTCCAGGATCGGGTCAATGGCCATCAGCAGGCCGACGCCCTCCAGCGGGAGGCCCAGCGTCGACAGCGTCAGGGTCAGCATGACCGTGGCGCCGGTGAGACCGGCGGTGGCCGCCGAGCCGATCACCGAGACGAACGCGATCAGGATGTAGTCACCGACACCCAGCTGGACGTCGAAGATCTGCGCGATGAAGATCGCGGCGAGCGCCGGGTAGATCGCGGCGCAGCCGTCCATCTTGGTCGTCGCACCGAACGGGACCGCGAAGGAGGCGTACTCCTTCGGGACGCCGAGGCGCTCGGTGACCCGCTGGGTGACCGGCATGGTGCCGACCGAGGAGCGCGAGACGAAGGCCAGCTGGATCGCGGGCCAGGCGCCCTTGAAGAACTGGAGCGGGCTGATCTTGGCGACGGTGGCGAGGAGCAGCGGATAGACGCCGAACATCACCAGGGCGCAGCCGATGTAGACGTCGGCGGT
It contains:
- a CDS encoding LLM class F420-dependent oxidoreductase encodes the protein MPILPAGPLSYGMQLPIQSQSAMYAESWEAGATPADLAEIARTADRAGFSYLASCDHVAIPRRLAEAMSTVWYDPVATLAFLAGVTERVLLMSHVAVVGLRHPLATAKQYATLDHLSGGRLILGVGAGHVREEFDALGADFDGRGAVLDETVDALKAALGPEEYPEFAGERFSFGGLGQLPRPAQERVPVWVGGSSPAAVRRAAVRGDGWLPQGDPRGRLPAQIARLHALREAAGVEEPIVVGAITEPLYVGEPDWAVGRRTLSGKPEALAESLREYAAMGVHQIQVRFRSRGRTELTDQMAAFAADVAPHLDR
- a CDS encoding acetyl-CoA C-acetyltransferase; protein product: MVELIPLALPQPRRVAVIGGSRIPFARSDGPYAQASNQQMLTAALDGLVERFGLQGQRVGEFVAGAVLKHSRDFNLARETVLGSRLDPHTPAYDIQQACGTGLQAVIAAANKIMLGAIDSAVAGGADTTSDAPLGVNDELRRLLLSARRAKSAGGRVKALTGVRPRHLVPDIPRNAEPRTGLSMGDHAAVTARRWDIAREDQDLLAATSHRRLAAAYDRGFLDDLVVPYLGLDRDQNLRPGSTVEKLATLKPVFGADHPDATMTAGNSTPLTDGAATVLLASDEWAQRHGLEPLAHLALYETAAVDHVGGEEGLLMAPAHAVPRLLERAGLTVEDFDLFEVHEAFASQVLATLAAWEKAGLAPVDREKLNVAGSSLATGHPFAATGARIVATLAKLLAERDAPGRGLISICAAGGQGVTAILERA
- a CDS encoding LLM class flavin-dependent oxidoreductase, whose protein sequence is MEFGLFVQGYVPAARAKADPGAEHKALIEETEYVIQADKSGFKYAWASEHHFLEEYSHLSANDVYLGYLAHATDRIHLGSGIFNPLAPVNHPVKVAEKVAMLDHLSEGRFEFGSGRGAGSHEILGFMPGITDMNHTKELWEETIAEFPKMWLQDEYVGFQGKHWSLPPRKILPKPYGKSHPAMWYAAGSPPSYAMAGKKGLGVLGFSVQKVSDMEWVVESYKTAVKDAEPVGDFVNDNVMVTSTAICAETHAKAVEIAVGGGLNYLQSLLFRYHDTFPRPDGVPEWPELLPEYSEEIIELLIAEELMICGDPDEVLAQCRRWERAGADQLSFGLPIGISPEDTMNSIKLIGEHVIPKIDTDPVHRTTRFRDAA
- a CDS encoding AMP-dependent synthetase/ligase translates to MSTPRDTSTAPVLVEPTKVRAADGSVQQVSVPALAPPVRRGSLAEIPFDNAREAPADAVLSRKQPDGSWQDVTAADFAGEVLAVAKGLIAEGLRGGDRIAIMARTTYEWTLLDFAAWAAGLVTVPIYPTSSAFQARWILQDSGAVACAVETAEQSRVISQERKQLGDLTHLWQFDTGVLGRLRKLGRDVPDDAVAARRATLEPGTPATLIYTSGTTGRPKGCVLTHGNFFAEVDNAVELLHPVFKSVSKSPASTLLFLPLSHVFGRMVAIGCLRARVRLGHAPSIRTEDLLTDLAGFKPSFLLAIPYVLEKVYNTGRATAEKMGRASSFDRAARIAQRYGQAVEAAEHGTGPGPGLGLRAARAVYDPLVYRRIRAALGGEVRYAICGGSPLGSRLAAFYAGVGIEIFEGYGLTETTAAATVTPPLRPRLGTVGWPLPGTAVRIAQDGEVLLSGGQVFQGYWDAERGEAVPTLDGGWFATGDLGALDEDGYLTITGRKKDIIITSGGKNVTPAPLEDWLRAHPLVSQCMVVGDNRSFVTALITLEPDGLSHWRRMKKKEDVPLRELIHDEELRTALQRAVDEANRLVSRAESIRKFTVLPVDFTEEGGHLTPSLKLKRDAIARDFEAEIEELYRK
- a CDS encoding SDR family NAD(P)-dependent oxidoreductase; this translates as MGKLDGRTVLISGAARGQGEQEARLFAAEGARVVIADVLDEQGEALAKELGEETALFVHLDVSREADWQAAVAAAKGAFGQIDGLVNNAGILRFNELVTTPLEEFQQVVQVNQVGAFLGIKTVAPEIEAAGGGTIVNTASYTGLTGMAFVGAYAATKHAVLGLTKVAAVELAAKGIRVNAVCPGAVDTAMTNPAALDPDADPEESKAAVDQLYRKLVPLGRIGRPEEVAALALFLTSDDSSYITGQPFVIDGGWLAGVSLF
- a CDS encoding N-acyl-D-amino-acid deacylase family protein; this translates as MLDHLIRGVTVVDGTGGPPYLADIGIRDGRIAVIAEPGTAAEPAATTEDATGLVLAPGFVDPHTHYDAQLFWDPYATPSMNHGVTTVAGGNCGFTLAPLHPDRPEDADYTRRMMSRVEGMALKALEEGVDWSWSTFREYLDALDGRIAVNAGFMVGHCALRRHVMGPDAVGGQPTPAQLDAMLALFHDAMDAGAWGLSTTQSSTHADGDGQPVASRHALPEELLALSRAVGEHEGTQIEAIVAGCLDHFSDEEIDLFVDMTAAAGRPLNWNVLTIDASVPERVPRQLVPSERARRAGGRIVALTMPILTPMNMSLGTFCALNLIPGWGDILSLPVPERIERLRDADTRTEMLRRANSKEAGVFRRLANFGRYVIGDTYSAANEGLGGRVVNDIAAERGQDPFHCLVEICAADELRTVLWPMPTDNDPDSWALRRRTWEHEDVMLGGSDAGAHLDRMCGAPYTTRFIGDCLRGRKLVPLEAAVKMLTDDPARLFGLRDRGRIAEGFHADLVLFDPERIDAGPATLVHDLPGDSPRLDSKALGIVSVRVNGVETLRDDKVTGAVPGTVLRSGRDTRTVSTV